One Gossypium hirsutum isolate 1008001.06 chromosome A11, Gossypium_hirsutum_v2.1, whole genome shotgun sequence genomic window carries:
- the LOC107895525 gene encoding protein S-acyltransferase 10 isoform X1 gives MVIGICRSFRDRALDRCYHCFSCLSDPARRSSLVLKVTLVMLHLVYVGILFLFDSDLIDKTKKEPWYTALYLLLFFAALVQYFITSGSSPGYVLDAMRVVNETNVICKKSSMAKQRQTASSKNGSLPVEGCQSGRNFQGTDSTSWTKLVMDMYPPGTSVRSCICSYCNVEQPPRAKHCYDCDKCVLHFDHHCVWLGTCIGQGNHCKFWWYICEESALCLWTGILYITYLKANISRAWWNDAIAILLLIPLSIFIVFLLLLLFFHSYLILTNQTTYELVRRRRIPYLRGIPERVYPFSKGVCHNLYDFCCGGSNIYSLEPLPSAQELEEKSRPYTCLDVLTCRCC, from the exons ATGGTCATTGGTATATGCCGTTCCTTTCGCGATCGAGCTCTCGACCGATGTTATCACTGCTTCTCTTGCCTCTCCGATCCTG CACGGAGATCATCgttggttttgaaagtgacattaGTGATGCTGCATCTGGTATACGTTGGCATTCTTTTCCTTTTCGATAGTGATTTGATAGATAAAACGAAAAAAGAACCCTG GTACACTGCtttatatttgttgttgtttttcgcCGCATTGGTGCAATACTTCATTACTTCTGGTTCTTCTCCTGG TTATGTCCTTGATGCAATGAGGGTCGTTAATGAGACAAATGTGATATGTAAGAAGTCATCAATGGCCAAA CAAAGACAGACTGCTTCAAGCAAAAATGGAAGCTTGCCTGTAGAAGGGTGTCAATCAGGAAGAAATTTTCAAGGGACTGATTCTACTTCTTGGACAAAGTTGGTGATGGACATGTATCCCCCTGGAACATCCGTTAG GTCTTGCATTTGCTCCTATTGTAATGTTGAACAG CCTCCACGTGCGAAGCATTGTTATGATTGTGATAAATGTGTTCTTCACTTTGATCACCATTGTGTATGGCTCGGAACATGCATTGGCCAGGGTAATCACTGTAAATTTTG GTGGTACATTTGTGAAGAGAGTGCGCTGTGCCTCTGGACTGGCATCTTGTACATTACATACCTGAAGGCCAACATATCAAGGGCCTG GTGGAATGATGCTATCGCGATTTTACTATTGATTCCCTTGTCAATTTTTATTGTGTTTCTACTCCTCCTCCTATTTTTTCATAG cTATCTTATTCTGACAAATCAGACAACTTATGAACTCGTTAGACGCAGGCGAATCCCATATCTAAG GGGGATTCCTGAGCGAGTATATCCTTTTAGTAAAGGAGTTTGCCACAATTTATACGACTTCTGTTGTGGTGGAAGCAACATATACAGTTTGGAACCTCTGCCCTCAGCTCAAGAGCTTGAAGAAAAGTCAAGGCCCTACACTTGCTTAGATGTTTTAACATGCCGTTGCTGCTGA
- the LOC107895525 gene encoding protein S-acyltransferase 10 isoform X3, translated as MVIGICRSFRDRALDRCYHCFSCLSDPARRSSLVLKVTLVMLHLVYVGILFLFDSDLIDKTKKEPWYTALYLLLFFAALVQYFITSGSSPGYVLDAMRVVNETNVICKKSSMAKTASSKNGSLPVEGCQSGRNFQGTDSTSWTKLVMDMYPPGTSVRSCICSYCNVEQPPRAKHCYDCDKCVLHFDHHCVWLGTCIGQGNHCKFWWYICEESALCLWTGILYITYLKANISRAWWNDAIAILLLIPLSIFIVFLLLLLFFHSYLILTNQTTYELVRRRRIPYLRGIPERVYPFSKGVCHNLYDFCCGGSNIYSLEPLPSAQELEEKSRPYTCLDVLTCRCC; from the exons ATGGTCATTGGTATATGCCGTTCCTTTCGCGATCGAGCTCTCGACCGATGTTATCACTGCTTCTCTTGCCTCTCCGATCCTG CACGGAGATCATCgttggttttgaaagtgacattaGTGATGCTGCATCTGGTATACGTTGGCATTCTTTTCCTTTTCGATAGTGATTTGATAGATAAAACGAAAAAAGAACCCTG GTACACTGCtttatatttgttgttgtttttcgcCGCATTGGTGCAATACTTCATTACTTCTGGTTCTTCTCCTGG TTATGTCCTTGATGCAATGAGGGTCGTTAATGAGACAAATGTGATATGTAAGAAGTCATCAATGGCCAAA ACTGCTTCAAGCAAAAATGGAAGCTTGCCTGTAGAAGGGTGTCAATCAGGAAGAAATTTTCAAGGGACTGATTCTACTTCTTGGACAAAGTTGGTGATGGACATGTATCCCCCTGGAACATCCGTTAG GTCTTGCATTTGCTCCTATTGTAATGTTGAACAG CCTCCACGTGCGAAGCATTGTTATGATTGTGATAAATGTGTTCTTCACTTTGATCACCATTGTGTATGGCTCGGAACATGCATTGGCCAGGGTAATCACTGTAAATTTTG GTGGTACATTTGTGAAGAGAGTGCGCTGTGCCTCTGGACTGGCATCTTGTACATTACATACCTGAAGGCCAACATATCAAGGGCCTG GTGGAATGATGCTATCGCGATTTTACTATTGATTCCCTTGTCAATTTTTATTGTGTTTCTACTCCTCCTCCTATTTTTTCATAG cTATCTTATTCTGACAAATCAGACAACTTATGAACTCGTTAGACGCAGGCGAATCCCATATCTAAG GGGGATTCCTGAGCGAGTATATCCTTTTAGTAAAGGAGTTTGCCACAATTTATACGACTTCTGTTGTGGTGGAAGCAACATATACAGTTTGGAACCTCTGCCCTCAGCTCAAGAGCTTGAAGAAAAGTCAAGGCCCTACACTTGCTTAGATGTTTTAACATGCCGTTGCTGCTGA
- the LOC107895525 gene encoding protein S-acyltransferase 10 isoform X2, translating to MVIGICRSFRDRALDRCYHCFSCLSDPARRSSLVLKVTLVMLHLVYVGILFLFDSDLIDKTKKEPWYTALYLLLFFAALVQYFITSGSSPGYVLDAMRVVNETNVICKKSSMAKQRQTASSKNGSLPVEGCQSGRNFQGTDSTSWTKLVMDMYPPGTSVRSCICSYCNVEQPPRAKHCYDCDKCVLHFDHHCVWLGTCIGQGNHCKFWWYICEESALCLWTGILYITYLKANISRAWWNDAIAILLLIPLSIFIVFLLLLLFFHSYLILTNQTTYELVRRRRIPYLRGIPERVYPFSKGVCHNLYDFCCGGSNIYSLEPLPSAQELEEKSRPYTCLDVLTCRCC from the exons ATGGTCATTGGTATATGCCGTTCCTTTCGCGATCGAGCTCTCGACCGATGTTATCACTGCTTCTCTTGCCTCTCCGATCCTG CACGGAGATCATCgttggttttgaaagtgacattaGTGATGCTGCATCTGGTATACGTTGGCATTCTTTTCCTTTTCGATAGTGATTTGATAGATAAAACGAAAAAAGAACCCTG GTACACTGCtttatatttgttgttgtttttcgcCGCATTGGTGCAATACTTCATTACTTCTGGTTCTTCTCCTGG TTATGTCCTTGATGCAATGAGGGTCGTTAATGAGACAAATGTGATATGTAAGAAGTCATCAATGGCCAAA CAAAGACAGACTGCTTCAAGCAAAAATGGAAGCTTGCCTGTAGAAGGGTGTCAATCAGGAAGAAATTTTCAAGGGACTGATTCTACTTCTTGGACAAAGTTGGTGATGGACATGTATCCCCCTGGAACATCCGTTAG GTCTTGCATTTGCTCCTATTGTAATGTTGAACAG CCTCCACGTGCGAAGCATTGTTATGATTGTGATAAATGTGTTCTTCACTTTGATCACCATTGTGTATGGCTCGGAACATGCATTGGCCAGGGTAATCACTGTAAATTTTG GTGGTACATTTGTGAAGAGAGTGCGCTGTGCCTCTGGACTGGCATCTTGTACATTACATACCTGAAGGCCAACATATCAAGGGCCTG GTGGAATGATGCTATCGCGATTTTACTATTGATTCCCTTGTCAATTTTTATTGTGTTTCTACTCCTCCTCCTATTTTTTCATAG cTATCTTATTCTGACAAATCAGACAACTTATGAACTCGTTAGACGCAGGCGAATCCCATATCTAAG GGGGATTCCTGAGCGAGTATATCCTTTTAGTAAAGGAGTTTGCCACAATTTATACGACTTCTGTTGTGGTGGAAGCAACATATACAGTTTGGAACCTCTGCCCTCAGCTCAAGAGCTTGAAGAAAAGTCAAGGCCCTACACTTGCTTAGATGTTTTAAC ATGCCGTTGCTGCTGA